Proteins encoded within one genomic window of Flavobacterium sp. NG2:
- a CDS encoding alginate export family protein yields MKIKHFLFILVTILKLGTANAQTADDILKVLIQKGLVKQKEADSIRADYAFNQQAKPKDKIFQVDLQIKNRFEYRDGYGNIPTSSSIPAAFVNQRSRLNFSYQQANSLNAFLSLQDARIWGSRDPRGLDGTIQLFEAYIEPTITPNFSIRIGRQRIAIDNQRLFAENEWRVNGNTYDAINFKYNKGKLISELIGSFNQTAERQSGTDFTPTQLSLTPGNATPSTWSSYKALAVNYAKYEFTPKFTGTTIVAADGYQSKTDTEKILWRLTYGGRLEYTQGNWYTTTSGYLQSGRNTTDKTIKAWYLQPEIKYTIPKSLTIRLGAEILSGDRGTVETVDHNFVPLYGVAHRFNGFMDFFIKFPTDLNNSGLTNPYLFISKTISPKLEISSNSHLFYTQKTAVTATNQELTKYMGYEHDLMLSYKPNSYTHIETGFSFALPTETMTAIKKSGDATKIPNWVYVQAKFTPKLFKTAFN; encoded by the coding sequence ATGAAAATCAAACATTTCCTCTTTATTTTGGTGACTATCCTAAAACTAGGAACGGCAAATGCGCAAACAGCAGACGATATCCTTAAAGTATTAATACAAAAAGGACTAGTCAAACAAAAGGAAGCCGATTCTATTCGTGCTGATTACGCATTCAATCAACAAGCAAAACCAAAAGACAAAATATTTCAAGTTGACTTACAAATTAAAAATCGTTTTGAATATAGAGATGGCTATGGAAACATCCCTACTAGTTCTTCTATTCCTGCGGCCTTTGTTAATCAACGCAGCAGATTAAATTTCAGTTATCAACAAGCCAATTCATTAAATGCTTTTCTATCATTACAAGATGCACGTATTTGGGGATCACGCGATCCAAGAGGATTAGACGGAACGATTCAGTTATTTGAAGCTTATATAGAACCAACAATTACACCTAATTTTTCAATTAGAATAGGTCGTCAACGGATTGCAATTGATAATCAACGCCTTTTTGCCGAAAATGAATGGAGGGTAAATGGTAACACCTATGATGCTATTAATTTTAAATACAACAAAGGAAAATTGATTTCTGAACTAATTGGATCCTTCAACCAAACAGCTGAACGTCAATCTGGCACAGATTTCACTCCTACACAATTGAGCCTTACCCCTGGAAATGCAACTCCAAGTACATGGTCTAGTTACAAAGCACTTGCAGTAAATTATGCAAAATATGAATTCACACCCAAATTTACAGGAACAACAATTGTAGCTGCAGATGGTTATCAAAGTAAAACAGATACCGAGAAAATATTGTGGAGACTAACTTATGGAGGTCGTTTAGAGTACACCCAAGGGAATTGGTACACTACTACAAGCGGATATCTTCAATCTGGTCGAAATACTACAGACAAAACAATTAAAGCTTGGTACCTGCAACCCGAAATCAAATATACTATCCCTAAAAGTCTAACAATACGTTTGGGAGCTGAAATTTTAAGTGGCGATAGAGGTACTGTTGAAACTGTTGATCATAATTTTGTGCCGCTATACGGAGTTGCTCACCGCTTTAATGGATTTATGGATTTCTTTATCAAATTCCCAACAGACTTAAATAATTCAGGATTAACAAACCCTTATTTATTTATATCAAAAACAATTAGCCCAAAATTGGAAATAAGCTCTAACAGCCATTTGTTTTACACTCAAAAAACTGCTGTTACTGCAACCAATCAAGAACTTACAAAATACATGGGATATGAACATGATTTAATGCTTAGCTACAAACCAAATAGCTATACACATATCGAAACCGGATTTTCTTTTGCGTTGCCAACAGAAACTATGACAGCAATAAAAAAATCAGGAGATGCTACCAAAATCCCTAATTGGGTTTATGTACAGGCAAAATTTACTCCTAAATTATTCAAAACAGCCTTTAACTAA
- the alaS gene encoding alanine--tRNA ligase: MKSQDIRKAYLQFFESKGHLIVPSAPIVLKDDPTLMFNNSGMAQFKEYFLGNATPKSNRITDTQKCLRVSGKHNDLEDVGFDTYHHTMFEMLGNWSFGDYFKKEALPWAWEFLTEVLKLDKDRLYVSVFEGNEAENVPFDQEAFDIWKQFVPEDRIILGNKKDNFWEMGDQGPCGPCSEIHIDLRTDEERAEVSGFSLVNADHPQVVEIWNNVFMEFNRKADGSLEKLPAQHVDTGMGFERLCMAMQNVTSNYDTDVFTPLIEKVEQITGLKYVRTGRDLSIQSNIAIRVIVDHVRAVAFAIADGQLPSNTGAGYVIRRILRRAIRYGFTFLNTKEPFIFELVAVLADQMGEFFPEIKKQQTLVTNVIREEEASFLRTLDQGLQLLENVVAETKGTEVSGVKAFELYDTFGFPKDLTALILKEKGMSFNEGEFEASMQAQKSRSRAASEVSTDDWKVLVEGNVESFVGYDQAENEVKITRIRKVDSKKDGVMYQIVLDATPFYPEGGGQVGDKGTLVSANETIEIIDTKKENNLILHFAKQLPENINASFVAKVNTDLRASTAKNHSATHLMHQALRTILGTHVEQKGSLVNPNYLRFDFSHFSKVTDEELQQVEDFVNERIQEQLPLIERRSIPIQQALDEGAMALFGEKYGDNVRAIKFGSSMELCGGIHVNNTAEIWHFKIVSEGAVAAGIRRMEAITSQAVKDFYASQENLLGEIKATLKNPQDTIKAVVALQDENAKLKKQLEALLKDKAKNMKAELAQELQEVNGIQFLAKQVDLNPEGAKDLAYELGNLGTNLFLVLATADEGKPMLTCYISKELVADKGLNAGQVVRELGKCIQGGGGGQPFFATAGGKNIAGISEALEKAINFVK; this comes from the coding sequence ATGAAATCACAAGACATTCGCAAAGCGTATTTACAATTCTTTGAAAGCAAAGGGCACTTAATTGTTCCTTCGGCACCTATAGTATTAAAAGACGATCCCACCTTGATGTTCAACAACTCAGGAATGGCACAGTTCAAAGAATATTTTTTAGGAAACGCCACACCTAAAAGCAATCGTATCACCGATACGCAAAAGTGTCTTCGTGTTTCAGGAAAACATAATGACTTAGAGGATGTAGGTTTTGATACTTATCACCATACCATGTTCGAAATGTTAGGAAACTGGTCTTTTGGTGATTATTTCAAGAAAGAAGCTTTGCCTTGGGCTTGGGAATTCTTGACCGAAGTTTTAAAATTAGACAAAGACCGTTTGTACGTTTCCGTTTTTGAAGGAAACGAAGCGGAGAATGTGCCTTTTGACCAAGAAGCTTTCGATATTTGGAAACAATTTGTTCCAGAAGATCGCATCATTTTAGGAAACAAAAAAGACAACTTCTGGGAAATGGGAGACCAAGGACCTTGCGGACCTTGTTCTGAAATTCATATCGATTTGCGTACAGATGAAGAAAGAGCCGAAGTTTCAGGTTTCAGTTTGGTAAATGCGGATCATCCACAAGTAGTGGAGATTTGGAACAACGTATTTATGGAATTCAACCGTAAAGCCGATGGTTCTTTAGAAAAATTACCAGCACAACACGTAGATACCGGAATGGGATTTGAGCGTTTGTGTATGGCAATGCAAAATGTAACCTCAAATTATGATACTGATGTGTTTACGCCACTAATCGAAAAAGTGGAGCAAATTACAGGATTGAAATACGTACGGACAGGTCGTGACCTGTCTATACAATCCAACATCGCCATCCGTGTGATTGTGGATCATGTGCGTGCCGTAGCCTTTGCTATTGCTGATGGACAATTGCCATCAAACACTGGTGCAGGTTATGTAATTCGTCGAATTTTGCGTCGTGCTATTCGTTATGGTTTTACCTTTTTGAATACCAAAGAGCCATTTATCTTTGAATTAGTAGCCGTTTTGGCAGACCAAATGGGAGAGTTTTTCCCAGAAATCAAAAAACAACAAACCTTGGTTACCAATGTCATTCGTGAGGAAGAAGCATCTTTCTTGAGAACCTTAGATCAAGGGTTGCAATTATTAGAAAATGTAGTGGCTGAAACCAAAGGAACTGAAGTTTCGGGGGTGAAGGCTTTTGAATTATATGATACTTTTGGATTTCCAAAAGACTTGACCGCTTTGATTTTGAAAGAAAAAGGAATGTCATTCAACGAAGGGGAGTTTGAAGCTTCGATGCAAGCACAAAAATCACGTTCTCGCGCGGCTTCTGAAGTTTCGACTGATGACTGGAAAGTGCTAGTAGAAGGAAATGTAGAATCTTTCGTAGGATACGACCAAGCAGAAAACGAAGTAAAAATCACCCGTATTCGTAAAGTAGATTCTAAGAAAGATGGGGTGATGTACCAAATCGTTCTTGATGCTACGCCTTTCTATCCAGAAGGTGGAGGTCAGGTTGGTGACAAAGGTACCTTGGTTTCGGCTAACGAAACGATTGAAATCATCGATACCAAAAAAGAAAACAACTTGATTTTGCATTTTGCAAAACAATTACCAGAAAATATTAATGCAAGTTTTGTTGCTAAGGTAAATACAGATTTGAGAGCTTCAACGGCTAAGAATCACTCGGCGACTCACTTAATGCACCAAGCGTTGCGTACTATTTTAGGAACGCATGTGGAGCAAAAAGGGTCATTGGTAAATCCAAACTATTTGCGTTTTGACTTTTCACACTTTTCAAAAGTGACTGATGAAGAGCTGCAACAGGTAGAGGATTTTGTAAATGAAAGAATTCAAGAGCAATTGCCATTAATCGAGCGTCGTAGTATTCCAATCCAACAAGCGTTAGACGAAGGAGCGATGGCATTGTTTGGTGAGAAATATGGCGACAATGTACGTGCGATTAAATTTGGTAGCAGTATGGAATTGTGTGGAGGAATCCACGTAAATAATACAGCCGAAATTTGGCATTTCAAAATTGTTTCTGAAGGAGCGGTAGCAGCAGGAATTCGTCGTATGGAAGCGATTACAAGTCAAGCGGTAAAAGATTTCTATGCTTCACAAGAAAATTTGTTGGGCGAAATCAAAGCTACTTTGAAGAATCCGCAAGATACTATCAAAGCGGTAGTAGCATTGCAAGACGAAAACGCGAAACTGAAAAAGCAATTAGAAGCCTTGTTGAAAGACAAAGCTAAAAACATGAAAGCCGAATTGGCTCAAGAATTGCAAGAAGTAAACGGAATCCAGTTTTTAGCCAAACAAGTGGATTTGAATCCTGAAGGAGCAAAAGATTTGGCTTACGAATTAGGAAATCTAGGAACTAATTTGTTCTTGGTCTTGGCTACAGCCGACGAAGGAAAACCAATGTTGACTTGCTATATTTCGAAAGAATTAGTAGCTGACAAAGGGTTAAACGCAGGACAAGTAGTTCGTGAATTAGGGAAATGCATCCAAGGTGGTGGAGGCGGACAGCCGTTTTTTGCTACTGCAGGAGGGAAAAATATTGCGGGAATTTCAGAAGCATTAGAAAAAGCGATTAACTTTGTAAAGTAA
- a CDS encoding sensor histidine kinase, which produces MDSNILYLNCFVIFILSLIVVSILITKKENPKARLSFCFFFLNIILVCFSNLITYYYGNYHLVFIQFSISGFALLYGPMLLQYVYFTLEQKLPKYWSLNYWIVLLVFVAGLYYLFIPDELQKQYFDEMIQGNHTPTAILNNLVLFHSVFYFIYLRIFLNKFKVSENDIQLTLRKEWVSDFVNYMIFCNVIFIFYYIIATLFYAEYIVFGDLVIVPIIILAIYSFIVIKSSQKHKEAEYKYVLSHIENQNELLQQRLSISRDLHDNIGSQLTFILSSVENIQYAHTIEDVHLGTKLNSISQFAKETIVELGDTVWALKSNEMLFEDLEMRINDFIAKAKMSNEAIQFSFVIDKNVRNKKLSSIEGMNIYRVLQEAVHNAFKHAQARQITITVSEKENQLLITIQDDGIGFDSATIVKGNGLNNMKKRILQIGGQLILDSNSQGTKVEIRL; this is translated from the coding sequence ATGGATTCAAATATACTTTACCTTAATTGTTTTGTCATATTTATATTATCATTAATTGTAGTCTCTATCCTTATTACCAAAAAAGAAAATCCCAAAGCAAGATTATCGTTCTGCTTTTTCTTTTTGAACATTATCTTAGTCTGTTTTTCTAATTTAATCACCTATTATTACGGCAATTATCATTTGGTATTCATTCAGTTTTCTATTTCTGGTTTTGCATTGTTGTACGGGCCTATGCTGTTGCAATACGTTTATTTTACTTTGGAACAAAAACTACCTAAATATTGGAGTTTAAACTATTGGATTGTATTATTGGTTTTTGTTGCAGGTCTATATTATTTATTTATACCTGACGAATTGCAAAAACAATATTTTGACGAAATGATTCAAGGAAATCATACGCCTACGGCAATTTTGAATAATTTGGTGTTGTTTCATTCCGTTTTTTATTTTATTTATCTACGAATATTTCTCAATAAATTTAAAGTGAGTGAGAACGATATCCAACTAACTTTAAGAAAGGAATGGGTTTCTGATTTTGTGAATTATATGATTTTCTGTAATGTGATTTTTATTTTCTATTACATAATCGCTACATTATTTTATGCTGAATATATTGTTTTTGGGGATTTAGTAATTGTTCCCATTATTATCTTGGCTATCTATTCATTTATTGTCATCAAAAGTTCTCAAAAGCATAAAGAAGCCGAATACAAATATGTTTTGTCACATATCGAAAATCAAAATGAATTGTTGCAACAACGTTTGTCTATTTCGAGAGATTTGCATGATAATATAGGTTCTCAGCTTACTTTTATCTTGTCCTCTGTTGAAAACATACAGTATGCGCATACCATTGAGGATGTACATTTAGGAACTAAATTGAATTCCATTAGTCAATTTGCAAAGGAAACCATCGTGGAATTAGGAGATACGGTATGGGCATTGAAGAGCAACGAAATGCTATTTGAAGATTTAGAAATGCGTATCAATGATTTTATAGCTAAAGCAAAAATGTCAAACGAAGCAATTCAGTTTAGTTTTGTGATTGACAAAAATGTAAGAAATAAAAAGTTGAGTTCCATTGAAGGCATGAACATTTATAGGGTGTTACAAGAAGCCGTTCACAACGCTTTCAAACACGCACAAGCAAGACAGATTACAATAACGGTTTCTGAAAAAGAAAACCAACTCCTAATTACCATTCAAGATGACGGAATTGGGTTTGACAGTGCTACTATTGTCAAAGGAAACGGATTGAATAATATGAAAAAAAGAATCCTTCAAATAGGAGGGCAGTTGATATTGGATTCTAATTCGCAAGGAACAAAAGTGGAAATTAGGCTCTGA
- a CDS encoding TPM domain-containing protein has protein sequence MKIPKMKYSNSKGIIQYTFLLALFLITNAIFSQFTIPEIPKFQTSVYDYANVLSSTEKAQLEEKLIRYSDTTTTQIVIITIESLKGEDIGILTPKWAHQWGIGGTKKDDNGVLILLAKAERKIWISPGYGLEDRLTAGIGGEITRNIIIPEFKAGSYYNGLDKGTDAIIEVFKGKYKGERKQQNKEQDFPILPFIIIIIFIIILASKNKGGGSGGNSGNRGGGPSLLDVILLSSLGRGGGGGFGGGSSGGFGGGGGFGGGFGGGGFSGGGSGGSW, from the coding sequence ATGAAAATTCCAAAAATGAAATACTCAAATTCCAAAGGGATTATTCAATATACTTTTCTGCTTGCTCTTTTTTTGATAACCAATGCGATTTTTTCGCAATTTACCATTCCCGAAATACCTAAATTCCAAACCTCTGTTTATGACTATGCCAATGTGCTGAGTAGTACTGAAAAGGCACAACTGGAAGAAAAACTCATTCGCTATTCTGACACCACTACAACCCAAATTGTCATTATTACTATTGAAAGCTTAAAAGGCGAAGATATAGGAATCCTAACTCCAAAATGGGCACACCAATGGGGAATTGGAGGAACTAAAAAAGATGATAACGGAGTACTTATTTTATTGGCGAAAGCCGAAAGAAAAATTTGGATTTCCCCAGGTTACGGACTCGAAGACCGATTAACAGCTGGTATAGGTGGCGAAATCACCCGAAACATTATCATTCCTGAATTTAAAGCCGGAAGTTATTATAACGGTCTCGACAAAGGTACCGATGCTATTATTGAGGTTTTCAAAGGAAAATACAAAGGAGAAAGAAAACAACAAAACAAAGAACAAGATTTTCCAATACTTCCATTTATCATTATCATCATTTTTATCATCATCCTAGCATCAAAAAATAAAGGTGGAGGAAGCGGTGGTAACTCTGGTAATCGTGGCGGTGGCCCTAGCCTACTTGATGTTATCCTGTTAAGCAGCTTAGGTCGCGGTGGCGGAGGCGGATTTGGCGGAGGTTCATCAGGTGGTTTTGGTGGCGGAGGTGGCTTCGGCGGAGGTTTTGGCGGCGGAGGATTCTCTGGCGGTGGTTCTGGTGGAAGTTGGTAA
- a CDS encoding GSCFA domain-containing protein, with amino-acid sequence MDFRLQVPVLKSKFPIDYDSKILSLGSCFAENMSQKFDYFKFQNTVNPFGIIFNPVSIEKLIQRTVRKDYFTDNDVFFHNDLGHCFEVHSELSNPDEEELINQLNGLLDGFYNQITQATHVVITLGTAWVYRHIERNTIVANCHKVPQKQFTKELLSVETIVSSIQSSIDVIQSVNPNCNFIFTVSPVRHIKDGFFENNISKASLLRAIYEIVNTEHYKLNTEYFCSYEIMMDELRDYRFYAPDMLHPSQVAIDYIWERFKEATISESSFSVMKEVQQIQTALLHRPFNPNSESHQQFVIKNQKRIETLTQKYPFMVF; translated from the coding sequence ATGGATTTCAGACTTCAAGTTCCTGTCTTAAAAAGTAAATTTCCTATTGATTATGATTCCAAAATACTATCACTAGGTTCTTGCTTTGCGGAGAATATGAGTCAGAAATTTGACTATTTTAAATTCCAAAATACAGTTAATCCTTTTGGGATTATTTTCAACCCTGTCTCCATTGAAAAATTAATCCAACGTACGGTTCGCAAAGACTATTTTACGGATAACGATGTTTTTTTTCATAACGATTTAGGGCATTGTTTTGAAGTGCATTCAGAATTGTCAAATCCTGATGAAGAAGAATTGATTAATCAATTGAATGGATTATTAGATGGATTTTATAACCAAATCACGCAAGCCACACATGTGGTAATCACTTTAGGGACCGCCTGGGTATATCGCCATATTGAAAGAAATACAATCGTGGCCAATTGCCATAAAGTTCCTCAAAAACAATTTACTAAGGAATTGTTATCTGTAGAGACTATTGTGAGTAGTATTCAAAGTAGTATTGATGTAATACAGTCTGTTAATCCAAATTGCAATTTCATATTTACCGTTTCACCAGTTCGACATATAAAAGATGGTTTTTTTGAAAACAATATAAGTAAAGCATCATTACTGCGAGCCATTTATGAAATAGTGAATACTGAACACTATAAACTGAATACTGAATACTTTTGTAGCTACGAAATCATGATGGATGAATTGCGTGACTATCGTTTTTACGCTCCAGATATGTTGCATCCAAGTCAAGTGGCGATTGATTATATCTGGGAACGATTCAAAGAAGCCACGATTTCTGAATCTTCATTTTCCGTGATGAAAGAGGTTCAACAGATACAAACCGCCTTATTGCATCGTCCTTTTAATCCCAATTCAGAGTCTCATCAGCAATTTGTTATCAAAAATCAAAAACGAATTGAAACTTTGACCCAAAAATATCCTTTTATGGTTTTTTAA
- a CDS encoding peptidoglycan DD-metalloendopeptidase family protein has product MAKVKYYYDSENLAYRKIKTKKRHKIAYAMLFLVASALFGFLCFVALLNTPYFDTPKDRLLMRQIENLKLNYDLLDKRIDELNEVTAAIEDRDNNLYRTYFNISPIPTEERKSGIKDPERYAKLQGYDNTKLVLSTTKKVDVLAKQLTVQSKSLDAILKLAKEKNKLLAAIPAIQPVRNENLKRMASGFGYRTDPFTKARKMHEGMDFTAKQGTPIYATGDGSIAQANANASGYGNHVVIRHGYGYETLYAHLSKYNCRAGQNVKRGDVIGFVGSTGRSEAPHLHYEVHKDGKVVNPLNFYYGNISAVEYVAISKLANQENQSLD; this is encoded by the coding sequence ATGGCGAAAGTAAAATATTATTACGATTCTGAAAATCTGGCTTATCGAAAAATTAAAACCAAAAAAAGACACAAAATAGCTTATGCGATGTTGTTTTTGGTGGCTTCGGCTTTATTTGGTTTTTTATGTTTTGTGGCTTTATTGAACACGCCTTATTTTGACACCCCAAAAGACCGTTTGTTAATGCGTCAGATTGAAAATTTAAAACTGAATTATGACCTTTTAGACAAACGAATTGACGAATTAAACGAGGTAACAGCCGCTATTGAAGACCGCGACAACAACTTGTACCGCACCTATTTTAACATCTCACCTATTCCCACTGAAGAACGAAAATCAGGTATTAAAGACCCTGAGCGTTATGCAAAATTACAGGGGTATGACAATACCAAACTAGTTTTGAGTACTACCAAAAAAGTAGATGTTTTAGCCAAACAATTGACAGTTCAATCGAAGTCTTTGGACGCAATTTTGAAACTTGCGAAGGAGAAAAATAAATTATTGGCTGCCATTCCTGCCATTCAGCCAGTGCGAAATGAAAATCTAAAACGCATGGCATCAGGTTTCGGATATCGCACCGATCCCTTTACCAAAGCACGCAAAATGCATGAAGGAATGGACTTTACAGCCAAACAAGGCACTCCAATATACGCTACTGGCGACGGAAGTATTGCCCAGGCAAATGCCAATGCTTCAGGTTATGGCAATCATGTGGTGATTAGGCATGGTTATGGATATGAGACGCTCTATGCCCATCTAAGCAAATACAATTGTAGAGCGGGACAAAATGTAAAAAGAGGAGACGTGATAGGCTTTGTTGGCAGCACAGGCCGTTCAGAAGCACCGCATTTGCATTACGAAGTACATAAAGATGGTAAAGTGGTGAATCCGCTGAATTTTTATTACGGTAATATTTCGGCGGTGGAATATGTGGCGATTTCTAAATTAGCAAATCAAGAGAATCAATCGTTGGATTAA
- a CDS encoding LemA family protein, translated as MDFKKFLPWIIVAVIIFAGYSWVKGINNTAVTLNQDIEESWGNVQTSYQRRNDLIGNLVNTVKGAADFEKSTLTAVIEARAKATQTTVDPTNITPEQLEAFNKAQSGVSSSLSRLLVTVEQYPDLKANQNFLKLQDELASTENQILTARTRFNESVKPYNTHIKTFPNTLFAGMFGFQEKAYFNAVEGAEKPVEVKF; from the coding sequence ATGGATTTTAAAAAATTTTTACCTTGGATTATTGTTGCAGTAATTATTTTTGCAGGTTACAGCTGGGTTAAAGGAATTAACAATACAGCCGTAACATTAAATCAAGATATTGAAGAATCTTGGGGAAATGTACAAACTTCTTATCAAAGACGAAATGACCTTATTGGAAACTTAGTGAACACCGTTAAAGGAGCAGCTGATTTTGAAAAAAGCACTTTGACCGCAGTAATCGAAGCTCGTGCTAAAGCAACTCAAACGACTGTTGACCCAACCAATATTACTCCAGAGCAATTAGAAGCTTTTAACAAAGCGCAAAGTGGCGTAAGCAGTTCGTTGTCACGCTTATTGGTAACCGTAGAGCAATATCCTGATTTGAAAGCCAACCAAAACTTCTTGAAATTACAAGACGAATTGGCTAGTACTGAAAACCAAATTCTGACAGCTAGAACACGTTTTAACGAATCTGTAAAACCATACAACACTCATATTAAAACCTTCCCAAACACATTGTTTGCTGGCATGTTTGGATTCCAAGAAAAAGCGTATTTCAATGCCGTTGAAGGTGCTGAAAAACCAGTAGAAGTAAAATTCTAA
- a CDS encoding MerR family transcriptional regulator has product MHIELSKDKRYYSIGEIAKAFNVNASLIRFWDSEFDILKPKKNAKGNRMFTPEDVTNLQLIYHLVKERGFTLEGAKTHLKEGQKKTLDKFEIIRKLEAIKTQLTNIKNEL; this is encoded by the coding sequence ATGCACATAGAACTTTCTAAAGACAAACGATATTACAGCATTGGCGAGATTGCCAAAGCCTTTAATGTCAATGCTTCCCTAATACGTTTTTGGGATAGTGAGTTTGATATTTTGAAACCAAAGAAAAACGCCAAAGGCAATAGAATGTTTACTCCTGAGGATGTAACCAACTTACAACTAATCTATCATTTGGTTAAAGAAAGAGGTTTCACACTTGAAGGCGCCAAAACACATTTGAAAGAAGGACAAAAGAAAACCTTGGACAAATTTGAAATCATTCGAAAACTGGAAGCCATAAAAACACAGTTAACTAATATTAAAAACGAACTTTAA
- a CDS encoding Rrf2 family transcriptional regulator — translation MLSHKSKYALKALLFLAEKDASHIARTIEIAEGASIPKKFLEQILLDLKRAHFVGSKQGKYGGYYLIKPKNEITLADIHRLFDGAIALLPCASLNFYEPCSDCTSETECALRHGLVTIREETLKAMQGITIGSLIKK, via the coding sequence ATGCTTTCTCATAAATCTAAATACGCCTTAAAGGCTTTATTATTTCTTGCTGAAAAAGATGCTAGCCATATCGCCCGTACTATAGAAATTGCAGAAGGTGCTTCTATTCCAAAAAAATTTTTGGAACAAATTTTACTAGACTTAAAACGTGCCCATTTTGTCGGTAGCAAACAAGGTAAATACGGTGGTTATTACCTAATAAAACCCAAAAACGAAATTACATTGGCAGATATTCACCGTCTTTTTGACGGTGCTATCGCCTTACTCCCATGCGCTTCCCTTAATTTTTACGAACCTTGTTCTGACTGTACAAGTGAGACTGAATGTGCCTTAAGACATGGTTTAGTAACTATTCGTGAAGAAACATTAAAAGCCATGCAAGGCATCACTATTGGTTCATTAATTAAAAAATAA
- a CDS encoding TPM domain-containing protein has protein sequence MSKVEDFLTQEEEEAIVEAIRLAEKETSGEIRIHIERTTSKKPYDRALEVFHNLGMDATQLKNGVLIYLAVDDHHFVICGDKGINDVVPDDFWDCTKDAMASQFKIGNFKQGLIDGVTRAGEQLQKYFPYHEDNTNELSNEISKG, from the coding sequence ATGTCAAAAGTAGAAGATTTTTTAACCCAAGAAGAGGAAGAAGCAATTGTAGAAGCCATTCGTTTAGCTGAAAAAGAAACTTCTGGCGAGATTCGAATTCATATCGAGAGAACAACTTCAAAAAAACCTTATGATAGAGCTTTGGAAGTTTTTCATAACTTAGGCATGGATGCTACCCAACTCAAAAATGGCGTTTTGATTTATCTTGCCGTTGATGATCATCATTTTGTGATTTGTGGCGACAAAGGAATTAACGATGTTGTACCTGATGATTTTTGGGATTGTACCAAAGATGCTATGGCATCCCAATTCAAAATTGGAAACTTCAAACAAGGATTGATTGACGGTGTCACCAGAGCTGGTGAACAACTACAAAAATACTTTCCTTACCATGAAGACAACACAAACGAATTATCAAACGAAATATCAAAAGGATAA